One Zingiber officinale cultivar Zhangliang chromosome 10B, Zo_v1.1, whole genome shotgun sequence genomic window, AGCTGAATTGAACCAAAGTAATGTTCCTTCTGGTACCTGGTTTAAGTTTCCAAGGTTACGAGTTTTTTCTTTCTAGTGTTGTGATCCAAATCCAACCAATGGCAAATCTCTCTAGGAATAGTTATGAGTATTGTGCTGCCTGGTTTAAAGAGAAGATCTTTTATGTCTTTGTTATCatttggatttttatttttctcaatgttTCAGCCATTTAGGCACTGTCCCTACTCTAAAAACATTTAGCtcattaagtataattttaacaGATTGAGAAACTTCCCAATGAGAAAGAGGTTATTTATTGTATGTTGGACAAGTGGAGTGCTTTTGAAACTGAATTCCCTGTTATTGCTGCTGCAAAAGCCTTGGAAATTCTTCGAAGACGAAGAAAGTGGCTTCGAATCATTCAGGTAAGGCATGCTCATAATGTTTCATGTCTAAGGACAAATCCATGGTTTTATTGTTGACAAATCACTTGTATTCAAGAAAATTTTCATCAATTGAATAACTATTCTGTCACTAGATTTTAGTTGATTAGCTTTAACAAGTCAATTCAATAAACTTCCTAAGAAATCCAATAAAAATTCAGAAGTAGAGCAGTTAGCAACTTCAAGACAAAAGATTTCTTATGGATATATTAACTGGCTTGTTCAATAACCATTATGATTCAGCATTCTTAGCACTCTGCAGACTAAATAAGTTTTGATGTCTGGCATCTCATGTAAAGCACATTATGATAACTTTTTCTTATTTGGTTTTTGCATGAACCAGGTTACCAAGTGGTTGTTCAGCAAAGGCCAAGTACTTACAATGGGAACATTTGACACATTGCTCTTGGCATTTGATATGGATGGGAGAGTGGATGAAGCTGAATCCGTATGGAAAATCATTTTACAAACAAGCACTCGTTCAGTCTCCAAAAAGTTGTTTTCAAGGATGATTGCTTTGTACGACCATCATCACCATCCTGATAAAATTTTGGAGGTAACCAAAATTAGCAGAATTGGCAGTTGTTGGATTCACAGCTAATTTTTTCTCGGTTCTCAACTGCATTAGTGTATTTTGCTGATTAAAAAAATGATAGCATTAAAAATTTTACATTATGTTTGCTagaagaaggggagccttggcgcaatgataaagttgttgccatgtgatcaaaaggtcacgggttcgaatcctggaaacaacctcttgcaaaaaataggataaggttgcgtacaatggatccttcctcgagaccccgcatggcgggagcttcgtgcaccggggtGCCCTTTCTTATGTTTGCTAGAAATTATTGTTGTTTTCCTGAAATACCCTTAAAAACTCTTTTTACTAAATTTGAGACTTTGTTTTTTTTAGGTTTTTGCAGATATGGAGGAATTAGGAGTAACACCTGATAACGATAGTGTTACAAGGATAGGAAGAGCCTTTGAAATGTTGGGACAAAATGATAAGCGAGATCTGTTGTTTAAAAGATACAAGAGCAACTGGAGGTACCTCCACTTCAATGGCGAGCATGTCAGAGTTCGCTCAACAGAAACATATAACTAAGTATCCAGTTTCATGGGATCGACTTATTATCAAACACAACACAAATCAGAACAGAATGGTGCACCCACTTTTTGGGACGAAACCCGAAGGCAGAACAGAACTATGAGTAAATACCGTTTTAGAGTATATCCGCC contains:
- the LOC122028663 gene encoding pentatricopeptide repeat-containing protein At4g18975, chloroplastic-like isoform X3, coding for MCCSLLLFLNFCASPIDTITMVNCSSSMGEIGMRGDLFYTPRSRSLPFFSASFAAKIIVSQSVRHSRRDPSLKIKRVSKREHHLWMKRDSAGSGQKALNLVHTIEKLPNEKEVIYCMLDKWSAFETEFPVIAAAKALEILRRRRKWLRIIQVTKWLFSKGQVLTMGTFDTLLLAFDMDGRVDEAESVWKIILQTSTRSVSKKLFSRMIALYDHHHHPDKILEKGSLGAMIKLLPCDQKVTGSNPGNNLLQKIG
- the LOC122028663 gene encoding pentatricopeptide repeat-containing protein At4g18975, chloroplastic-like isoform X1; the protein is MCCSLLLFLNFCASPIDTITMVNCSSSMGEIGMRGDLFYTPRSRSLPFFSASFAAKIIVSQSVRHSRRDPSLKIKRVSKREHHLWMKRDSAGSGQKALNLVHTIEKLPNEKEVIYCMLDKWSAFETEFPVIAAAKALEILRRRRKWLRIIQVTKWLFSKGQVLTMGTFDTLLLAFDMDGRVDEAESVWKIILQTSTRSVSKKLFSRMIALYDHHHHPDKILEVFADMEELGVTPDNDSVTRIGRAFEMLGQNDKRDLLFKRYKSNWRYLHFNGEHVRVRSTETYN
- the LOC122028663 gene encoding pentatricopeptide repeat-containing protein At4g18975, chloroplastic-like isoform X2 — protein: MDLTSMGEIGMRGDLFYTPRSRSLPFFSASFAAKIIVSQSVRHSRRDPSLKIKRVSKREHHLWMKRDSAGSGQKALNLVHTIEKLPNEKEVIYCMLDKWSAFETEFPVIAAAKALEILRRRRKWLRIIQVTKWLFSKGQVLTMGTFDTLLLAFDMDGRVDEAESVWKIILQTSTRSVSKKLFSRMIALYDHHHHPDKILEVFADMEELGVTPDNDSVTRIGRAFEMLGQNDKRDLLFKRYKSNWRYLHFNGEHVRVRSTETYN